A single region of the Podospora pseudopauciseta strain CBS 411.78 chromosome 1, whole genome shotgun sequence genome encodes:
- a CDS encoding hypothetical protein (COG:U; EggNog:ENOG503NXIQ) produces the protein MSKPSDKQDLAAAPGSFGVKRAFSLPPQWLHMYDDFITKNSHQVSQIESTLRSLTYIIPGRFRDAEIASESIHSGVQLLSLYHDTLLSRAATLSKLPLSSLPRAPSPQSRYTKFWTLKSAFYRRVAYVLQIVNYVQLLCEMSAKRRGERVRWNVVVLLEAIKAFCKLLLLRITKSRPLLTPVLPEREPIPDEAPEDPEEAELRALGEDDEDRKPFGKGSVGAPQRKGVGPNGEWTMPRTGMSLPTLPAPGDTSGYLLSRVLTADDIKPASNLLNRLQGSAQLAEVLHILAPLVFAIALARSKDKRKSWTPWLLGVGTELAARQLRDRGLQTTPLEREEWNRRGWAMGWWAMRGAFYENVTKGVVGGVRSRMPGLLAGIIEDYEYLWENYYFSTSA, from the exons ATGTCCAAGCCATCCGACAAACAGGACCTGGCCGCTGCGCCAGGGAGCTTCGGCGTGAAGCGCGCCTTTTCGCTCCCACCCCAATGGCTCCATATGTATGATGACTTTATCACCAAGAACTCCCACCAGGTGTCACAGATAGAGTCGACGCTGCGATCACTGACGTACATCATACCTG GTCGTTTTCGCGATGCCGAGATAGCCTCCGAGTCCATTCACAGCGGTGTTCAGTTGCTTTCCTTGTATCATGATACCCTTCTCTCCCGAGCGGCCACCCTCTCGAAGctccccctttcttccctcccccgcgcCCCTTCGCCGCAAAGCCGTTACACAAAGTTCTGGACCCTCAAGAGCGCCTTCTACCGGCGTGTCGCCTACGTCCTGCAGATTGTCAACTACGTCCAGCTTCTTTGCGAAATGTCCGCCAAGCGCCGCGGCGAGCGCGTGCGCTGGAATGTCGTGGTTCTCCTTGAGGCCATCAAAGCATTCTGCAAACTTTTACTACTTCGGATAACCAAGTCGCGGCCGCTTTTGACGCCGGTCTTGCCCGAACGAGAACCGATACCTGACGAGGCACCCGAAGACccggaggaggccgagctccGCGCGCTCGGggaagacgatgaggataGGAAACCATTCGGCAAGGGGTCTGTTGGTGCGCCCCAGAGGAAGGGCGTTGGCCCCAACGGGGAGTGGACCATGCCCCGCACCGGCATGTCTCTTCCTACGCTTCCCGCGCCTGGGGATACGAGTGGGTATCTTCTTTCAAGGGTGCTCACGGCGGATGACATCAAGCCGGCGTCAAACCTGCTCAACAGACTCCAGGGTAGCGCGCAGTTGGCTGAGGTGCTACACATCCTAGCACCTCTTGTCTTTGCCATCGCGCTGGCGCGCAGCAAGGACAAGCGGAAGTCCTGGACACCTTGGCTGTTGGGTGTGGGAACTGAGCTCGCGGCCAGGCAACTGCGGGACAGGGGCTTGCAGACGACGCCGCTGGAGCGCGAGGAATGGAACCGTCGCGGTTGGGCGATGGGCTGGTGGGCTATGCGGGGAGCCTTTTACGAGAACGTCAcaaagggggttgtgggtggcGTACGAAGCCGCATGCCAGGGCTGCTGGCTGGTATCATTGAAGACTACGAATACCTGTGGGAGAACTACTACTTTAGCACCAGCGCGTAA
- a CDS encoding hypothetical protein (COG:O; EggNog:ENOG503P2DJ) — MGSTDAKLILYTNHRCPWAHRAHIILEELKVPFEEVIIDLDTPRTPEYLKINPRGLVPALSYNGEIIIESAIVANFLADAYPSHLLPPSNTPEGALRRARVALFVDAFISKFNSQLFALYTAEGEAARAEIADKAVAALVKEVEPLLADASPYFGGSDKLTQAEVLTGSFVIRHKSLSKTDLYPSNLWPSIVEKAPNFAKWAEVVAVHPSVTSIFKEQEIIDGTRARIAKLKAQKQQ; from the exons ATGGGTTCTACCGACGCCAAGCTCATCCTGTACACCAACCACAGATGCCCATGGGCACACCGGGCTCACATCATCttggaggagctcaaggttCCCTTTGAAGAAGTCATCATCGACCTTGACACCCCTCGCACACCAGAGTACTTGAAGATCAACCCGAGAGGCCTGGTCCCTGCACTCTCTTACAACGGCGAGATCATCATCGAGTCTGCCATTGTCGCGAACTTCCTGGCGGACGCCTACCCATCTCATCTCCTGCCGCCCTCCAACACACCCGAGGGTGCGCTGCGCCGTGCACGTGTTGCATTATTTGTAGACGCCTTCATCTCTAAGTTCAACAGCCAGCTGTTTGCCCTCTACACGGCGGAGGGCGAGGCTGCGAGAGCCGAGATCGCAGACAAGGCCGTCGCCGCCCTTGTGAAGGAAGTTGAGCCGTTGCTTGCAGACGCCAGCCCTTATTTCGGTGGCAGTGACAAGCTCACACAGGCTGAG GTTTTGACTGGGTCATTCGTCATCCGTCACAAGAGCTTGTCCAAGACGGATCTCTACCCCTCCAACCTGTGGCCATCGATTGTCGAGAAGGCTCCCAACTTTGCCAAATGGGCCGAAGTTGTCGCTGTACACCCGAGCGTGACTTCCATCTTTAAGGAGCAAGAGATCATTGACGGGACCCGGGCCAGGATTGCGAAGCTCAAGGCTCAGAAGCAACAGTAA
- a CDS encoding hypothetical protein (COG:B; EggNog:ENOG503PCXG): protein MPALPKCSTLGNGKDMIKTRHGSSSYLEVTYHVSADFHVIKKAPLALSQSSATSYNMFPLISALAVLLGSQRALAASDPVPPTASSCPNNSHLSPLTHKRSCPPLVDDETAILTNNWYPWSIPPTCFDPTKQKGKRPRVKLSKLCTFTTLNTWAGTPLSIITTPETAADVASFIHSPYLSWLENDRGGVPFRPTHYPKNPFKVEKLPNKGYGVLATEPIKKGTVLMAQLPVMLQLLESAEQNDKWETRDVLRLLQRAGNQLPKEQQREVMGLAAQGKGYIVDDIMKTNTFDVTVGVLEGSTGQMGWGSHSGLYPEIAVGFLFFGLSKRWMTDLTSCFTRFSPSTLIMEIVAYKDISPGEELSISYAPLNILSADRSELLKWWGFTCTCALCQNPTAIKKSDKQRNRIQALLEEFDTPSRLTEEKIAEIEQLVREEGMEGQMGDLYNIIGNVYAQRGEIERAKEYGKKGVVWLKQYAGADSERTEMAKGFVKRLEDFERGRRDWRP from the exons ATGCCGGCACTGCCAAAATGCAGTACCCTTGGCAACGGCAAGGACATGATCAAGACACGACACGGTAGTTCTTCATACTTGGAGGTTACTTATCATGTCTCTGCAGACTTTCacgtcatcaagaaggcgcCGCTGGCGTTATCTCAGTCGTCGGCCACATCTTACAACATGTTCCCACTCATATCTGCCCTTgccgtcctcctcggcagtCAAAGAGCCCTGGCAGCCTCAGATCCCGTTCCACCAACAGCCAGCTCATGCCCAAACAACAGCCACCTCAGCCCTCTCACCCACAAACGGTCTTGCCCACCGCTCGTTGATGACGAGACGGCCATCTTGACCAACAACTGGTACCCCTGGTCCATCCCCCCAACCTGTTTCGACCCCACAAAACAAAAGGGCAAACGCCCCAGAGTCAAGCTATCGAAATTAtgcaccttcaccaccctcaacacaTGGGCCGGCACCCCCCTGAgtatcatcaccaccccagaAACGGCCGCTGATGTCGCCTCGTTCATCCATTCGCCATATCTCTCCTGGCTGGAGAACGACCGGGGTGGTGTCCCCTTCAGGCCTACCCACTACCCCAAGAACCCTTTCAAAGTGGAGAAGCTACCCAACAAAGGTTATGGTGTTCTTGCCACGGAGCCCATCAAAAAAGGGACAGTCTTGATGGCGCAGCTGCCGGTTATGCTGCAGTTGTTGGAGAGCGCTGAGCAAAATGACAAGTGGGAGACGAGGGACGTGTTAAGACTTTTGCAGAGGGCGGGGAATCAACTTCCCAAGGAGCAGCaaagggaggtgatggggctGGCGGCGCAGGGAAAGGGGTATATCGTTGATGACATCATGAAGACGAACACGTTCGATGTGACcgtgggggtgttggagggttCGACGGGGCagatggggtgggggagtCATTCCGGGTTGTATCCTGAGATTGCGGTCGGTTTCCTCTTTTT TGGGCTCTCGAAAAGATGGATGACTGACCTGACCAGCTGCTTCACACGtttctctccttccacccTGATCATGGAGATCGTAGCCTACAAGGACATTTCCCCTGGCGAGGAGCTTTCCATCTCTT ACGCCCCCCTAAACATCCTCTCAGCCGACCGCTCCGAACTTCTCAAATGGTGGGGCTTCACCTGCACCTGTGCCCTCTGCCAGaaccccaccgccatcaaaaAGTCGGACAAGCAACGTAACCGGATCCAGGCACTACTGGAAGAGTTCGACACCCCGTCCAGACTGACAGAGGAAAAGATCGCCGAGATCGAACAACTGGTAAGAGAGGAAGGGATGGAAGGGCAAATGGGCGACTTGTACAATATCATCGGGAATGTCTATGCTCAAAGGGGGGAAATTGAGAGGGCAAAGGAGTACGGGAAGAAGGGTGTTGTATGGCTGAAGCAGTATGCCGGGGCGGATAGTGAGAGGACCGAGATGGCGAAGGGGTTTgtgaagaggttggaggactttgagagggggaggagggattggaGGCCTTAA